Genomic DNA from Desulfosporosinus sp. Sb-LF:
CAAGTAAACCCTGAAACCAGGAAGGAAGGTACCGCGATTAGCATCGCTATTTGAGTGGCTTCAAGTTCATTCTTACAAATGATCGAAAGTAGAACTCCCAAGGACATTATGGTTAAGAGGAAGGCGGCAAGAAGAATTTCAAACGTCAAGATACTCCCGTGGAATGGAACCTGGAAATAGTTAAAGCAGAGATAATAGACCAAATTCGCGCTCAACATATTAATGAAGAAATGGACCGTTAATTTACCCAAGACCACCTCAAATGCATTATAATGGGTCAGTTCTTTGATCGTCCCTAACTCTCTTTCTCTAGTTAAGGCAGTCGCCACATAAAGTAATGCAATCTGCTGGGCTACTGTACCGGCCAAACCTAACAACAAGAAGTTCGTATAGTTGAAGGTTGGGTTATACCACACCCTGAGTGCATATCGGATAGGTATTGCAGCTGGTACGGCTTTACCAGGAAGAAGGTTGTTCGCATTTTCAAGGCTCTTTATGCTTGCCCCGGCAGAAAAGGTGCCAACAATTTCGTTGGCGGCAGAAAGGACTGCATTACTGAAAAGCATATTCGTACCGTTTACGACCACCAAAACCGTGCTGCCTTCCCCCGTTTTCACCTTCGCATCGAGATCTTCAGGTATCACGATGCCTGCCGTTATCTCGCGATTTTCCATCATTGAACGCATCTTAGCTTCGTTCATAACTTCTC
This window encodes:
- a CDS encoding ABC transporter permease — encoded protein: MGILKIALREIKYIIGNKRMMIVMCFIPLLYITIFGVMYSYHAVKNIKTVVLDYNKTASSRAITQGFKDSEKFQVVGEVMNEAKMRSMMENREITAGIVIPEDLDAKVKTGEGSTVLVVVNGTNMLFSNAVLSAANEIVGTFSAGASIKSLENANNLLPGKAVPAAIPIRYALRVWYNPTFNYTNFLLLGLAGTVAQQIALLYVATALTRERELGTIKELTHYNAFEVVLGKLTVHFFINMLSANLVYYLCFNYFQVPFHGSILTFEILLAAFLLTIMSLGVLLSIICKNELEATQIAMLIAVPSFLVSGFTWPLQAMPHSVQILSSVLPLTYFVSEVRDVALMGINLNQVLPNLYTVLTMSAIFLPVAVLLFHRQLKKETLQLVVEAPKNCL